The Candidatus Saccharibacteria bacterium RAAC3_TM7_1 nucleotide sequence TTTGGTCACTACCTACACCTCTACCCGAAAGCGGTATGGGAGCAGGAAGTAGAACCGGCTCTGAAGGGGAGTATCCTCGATGAGACGGTGGCTGATTTGAACGTTAGGTTCCGTTACGGTAAGACCGAGGCCGAACTTGACGAGAAGCAGGGCAGAGTCACCCTCGAGCAGCATCTGCTCGAGTACGCTGGCATCACTAGAAGCGTTTCCGCTATCCGAGCCGGTGCCTACTGGCGCCTAGAGACAAGCGACTAGCTGAGATTATTTCCCTAAAATCGGTACCTTAACAATCTGATAAAAGATACCTCGAGATTACCAATCTGATAGTGTGGGCAGTGGAAAGAG carries:
- a CDS encoding hypothetical protein (RAAC3_TM7_1_600), yielding MDYFERKLDDKRRLTIPTELRNEFASGVVLTRGFGHYLHLYPKAVWEQEVEPALKGSILDETVADLNVRFRYGKTEAELDEKQGRVTLEQHLLEYAGITRSVSAIRAGAYWRLETSD